The nucleotide sequence AGAAGTATTACCGCGTGCTGGTGGGGCCGTTCCCCGACATCGAGGCGGCGAAAAAAGCGGTGCGGAGGCTCAAGGACGAGATGAAGATCGACGCCTACATGATCCAGGGGTGAAGAGGGATGAGGATCTGTCCGACGAAAGAGGAGTTTCAATCCCACGCAAGGACGTTCTCCGTCATCCCCGTCTGGCAGGAGTTTCACGCCGATCTCGACACTCCGGTCTCCGCCTATCTGAAGATCTCGGCGAGGTTCCCGGACGACCACTTCCTCCTGGAGAGCGTCGAAGGCGGCGAGAAGTGGGCGAGGTACTCCTTCATCGGGTTTGATCCTTACCTTCGGGTTCGCGCGGACGGGAACAGGGTGGCGATCCGGAAGGGGGAGGTCGAGAGCGTTCGGGCGCTGGACGGGGATCCCCTGAAGGAATTGGCGGGGATCCTCTCCGGGATCCGGTACCAGCAGGCGACAGGTCTGCCGAGGCTTTCGGGAGGAGCGGTGGGCTTCATTGGCTATGACTACGTCCGGCACATCGAGAAGATCCCCGACACCCACCCCGCCGAAGGGGCGCCTGACGCGCTTTTCCTCTTCCCTTCCCGGCTGGTCATCTTCGACAACGTGAAGCACACGATCCTCATCGTCGCGCACGGCGAAGTGACGGAAACGGGGAGAGAGGAGGAAGCCTACGAACGCTGCTGCCTCTCCATCGAGGAGGTGCGCCGCATCCTGCAGGGGCCGCTCCCCTGGTCGGAGATCCCCCGCGGGCGCGATACGGGGAACCCCGTCTTCGACGTCCCACGCGATGCGTTCCTCTCGTGCGTTCGGAAGGCGAAGGAGTATATCCGGGACGGGGAGATCATCCAGGTCGTGCTCTCCAACCGGGCGCGCATGCGGACGGACCGCTCACCCTCGGAGGTCTATCGGGTGCTCCGCGCGCTGAATCCGTCGCCCTACATGTACCTGCTGAAGACAGGGGATTTGTCCATCGTCGGCTCCTCGCCGGAAATCCTCGTCCGCCTGGAAGGGGACCTGGTCCAGCTGCGGCCGATCGCGGGGACCCGCCCCCGGGGGGCCACGCCCGAGGAAGACCGGCGCCTGGAAACGGATCTTTTGTCCGACCCCAAGGAGATCGCCGAGCACGTGATGCTCGTAGACCTGGGCCGCAACGACGTCGGGCGCGTGGCGGAATGGGGAACGGTGAAGGTGGACGAGATGATGGCGGTGGAGAGGTATTCCCATGTAATGCACATCGTCTCGAACGTGGTCGGCCGGTTACGAAAGGGACTTTCCGCCTTCGACGTCCTCCGCGCCGCCTTCCCCGCCGGGACGGTGACCGGCGCCCCCAAAGTGCGGGCCATGGAAATCATCGAGGAGCTGGAGCCGTTCCGAAGGGGTATCTATGCGGGCGCGGTGGGGTATTTCGACCTCCAGGGGAGCATGGACTTCTGCATCACGATTCGCACCATCGTGATGTGGGGCGGCGAGGCCGTGATCCAGGCCGGCGCCGGGATCGTCGCCGATTCGGACCCGGAAAAGGAGTGGGAGGAGATCCGGAGCAAGGCGCGGGTCCTCTTCCGCGCGATCGGGGTCGACGAGGAGGGGAGGGGACGCGCGTGATCGCCGTCATCGACAATTACGATTCGTTCACCTACAACCTCGTGCAGTACCTGTGCGAGCTGGGAGCGGAGGTCAACGTTTTCCGCAACGACGCGATTTCCGTCCCGGACCTTGCCGCGAGGAACCCCGCCGGGATCGTCATTTCCCCCGGCCCGGGAGGCCCGGACGACGCAGGAATCTCTCTCGACGCGATCCGCGCTTTCTCGGACCGCGTTCCCATCCTCGGGGTCTGCCTCGGCCACCAGTGCATCGGGCAGGCCTTCGGGGGGAAGGTCGTCCATGCACAGGCGCTCATGCACGGCAAGACCTCCCGGATCCATCACAACGGGAAGGGGATCTTCTCCCTGCTCGAAAACCCGTTGACCGCGACGCGTTACCACTCGCTCGCGCTGGAGAGGGCTTCGCTGCCGCCCGAACTGGAGGTCAGCGCGGAGTCCTCGGACGGCGAGGTCATGGGAGTGCGCCACGTTTCGCGCCCGATCTTCGGGGTCCAGTTCCACCCCGAGTCGATCCTCACGCAGTACGGCATGCGGATCCTCGAGAATTTCCTCTCCCTCATCGACCCGCAGCAGCCGGTTCTCCGGTGCTTCCGCAACATCCGAGAGGCGATCTCGGAGACGGCGGCGGGAAAGGATCTCTCCTCCGACGGCATGCGCGACGCCATGCGGATGATCATGGAAGGGGAGGCGACACCCTCGCAGATCGCCTCCTTCCTCTCGGTACTCTCGATGAAGGGGGAAACGACCACGGAGATCGCAGCGGCCACCGACGTCATGCGGCAGAAGGCGATTCGCATCCACTCCCCTCCGGGGGAAGATGTCCTGGACACCTGCGGGACCGGCGGGGACCGCGCCGGGACCTTCAACATTTCCACGACGGTGGCGTTCGTCGCCGCGGGGGCCGGGATACGCGTGGCCAAGCACGGCAACCGGTCCGTGACCAGCAGGGCGGGGAGCGCCGACGTCCTGGAGGCCCTGGGAATGGACCTCTCCGCGTCCGTGCCCGACGTGCAGAAGGCGCTCGACGAGGCCGGGATCACCTTCATGTTCGCACCGAAATTCCACGCCGCCATGAAATACGCCATCGGACCGCGCCGCGAGATCGGAATCCGGACGATTTTCAACATCCTGGGACCTTTGAGCAACCCCGCCGGGGTGAACTGCCAGATGGTGGGGGTGTTCAGCGAGGAACTGGGGGAGACGTACGCACGCGTCCTGGCGGAGTTGGGACACCGGCGTGCATTTGTCGTCCACGGGACCGACGGGATGGACGAGGTCACCCTGTCCGCCCCCACGATCGTATGGGATGTCCGGAAGGGAGTCGTGAAGCGGTATTTATTCGACCCGAGGTCGGTCGGATTCGAATACGCCTCCCTCCAGGACTTGAAGGGGGGAGACGCGGCCACGAACGCAGGAATCCTCAAAGGGATCCTTTCGGGAGCGAAGGGGCCTGGACGCCAGGCGACTCTTCTCAACGCGGCGTTTGCCATCGTCGCCGGCGGGAAAGCCGAGGACGTCCGGGAAGGCATCGAGAAATCGGCCCTGTCGATCGACTCGGGGGCGGCGATGTCCCGGCTGAATGCGTTTCTCGATATCCTCGGGACCAAAGCGGCGTAGCGCGTGACTAGGATTTCCTTTCTGGAAAGAATCCTCAAGGGTGTCCGGGAGGAGCTGGAAGGGAGGAAAGCCGCCGCCCCGTTTGCCGACGTGGCGGAGCGCGCCCGGCGGAACGTCCGGAGACGCGACCTCCGTGAGAGGTTGAAGGATGCCCCGGGAATCATCGCGGAGATCAAGCGTGCCTCACCATCGAAGGGGTGGATCCGGAAGGACCTCGACGCGGCTGAGACGGCGCGGGCGTACGCGCGCGGAGGGGCGTGCGCCGTTTCCGTCCTGACGGAGGGCCGTTTCTTCAGGGGGTCGCTCGCGGACCTGTCGTCGGCGAGCGACGCATGCGGAACCGTCCCGGCGCTCCGGAAAGACTTCCTTCTCGACGAATACATGATCGCGGAATCCCGGGCACACGGGGCCGACCTCGTCCTGCTGATCGTGGCCGTCCTCGGGAAAGAGACCGAAAGAATGATCCGGGCTGCGGCCAAGTACGGCATGGAGGCCCTCGTCGAGGTGCACAACGAGAAGGAAATGGCGCTGGCGGCAGGCGCAGGCGCCACGATCATCGGGATCAATAACCGGGACCTTTCGACCCTGCGTGTCGATCTGGATACTTCAAGACGCCTGCTTCCCCTGGCGCCGAGGAACACCGTGAAGGTGGTGGAGAGCGGGATCTCCTCTCCCTCCGATGTGCGACGGTTTCATGCGCTGGGCGCGGACGCGTTACTGATCGGGGAAACGCTGGTCCGGTCCGGTGACCCGGGGGAAGCGGTGCAGACGATCAAGGGAATAACCAGCCGCCACTCGGCCTGAAAAGGAGCGGTTCGATGGAAACGAAGATCCTCCCCAACCTTCTGGCACCGGAATCGGCGCACGCCATCCACAGCGAGGCGCTCGGGCGCCTTCCGAAGGTGGAGGCGTAGGATTTCCCCATGTTCCGGATCAAGATCTGCGGCATCACCTCGGAAGAGGACGCGGCGATGGCGGCTTCCTTCGGGGCCGACGCCATCGGGATCAATTTCTACAAAGGGTCCCGCCGCCATGTTCCGATGTCCGAAGCGGCGCCGATGGTCGCCGCGGTGCGGGGAAAGGCCATTCCCGTGGGTGTGTTCGTGAACGAGCTCCCGGAGGTCATCGAGGAGGTGTGCCGGACGTTACGGATCGAGGTCGTCCAGCTCTCCGG is from Deltaproteobacteria bacterium RBG_16_64_85 and encodes:
- a CDS encoding anthranilate synthase component I, with the translated sequence MRICPTKEEFQSHARTFSVIPVWQEFHADLDTPVSAYLKISARFPDDHFLLESVEGGEKWARYSFIGFDPYLRVRADGNRVAIRKGEVESVRALDGDPLKELAGILSGIRYQQATGLPRLSGGAVGFIGYDYVRHIEKIPDTHPAEGAPDALFLFPSRLVIFDNVKHTILIVAHGEVTETGREEEAYERCCLSIEEVRRILQGPLPWSEIPRGRDTGNPVFDVPRDAFLSCVRKAKEYIRDGEIIQVVLSNRARMRTDRSPSEVYRVLRALNPSPYMYLLKTGDLSIVGSSPEILVRLEGDLVQLRPIAGTRPRGATPEEDRRLETDLLSDPKEIAEHVMLVDLGRNDVGRVAEWGTVKVDEMMAVERYSHVMHIVSNVVGRLRKGLSAFDVLRAAFPAGTVTGAPKVRAMEIIEELEPFRRGIYAGAVGYFDLQGSMDFCITIRTIVMWGGEAVIQAGAGIVADSDPEKEWEEIRSKARVLFRAIGVDEEGRGRA
- a CDS encoding anthranilate phosphoribosyltransferase, with protein sequence MIAVIDNYDSFTYNLVQYLCELGAEVNVFRNDAISVPDLAARNPAGIVISPGPGGPDDAGISLDAIRAFSDRVPILGVCLGHQCIGQAFGGKVVHAQALMHGKTSRIHHNGKGIFSLLENPLTATRYHSLALERASLPPELEVSAESSDGEVMGVRHVSRPIFGVQFHPESILTQYGMRILENFLSLIDPQQPVLRCFRNIREAISETAAGKDLSSDGMRDAMRMIMEGEATPSQIASFLSVLSMKGETTTEIAAATDVMRQKAIRIHSPPGEDVLDTCGTGGDRAGTFNISTTVAFVAAGAGIRVAKHGNRSVTSRAGSADVLEALGMDLSASVPDVQKALDEAGITFMFAPKFHAAMKYAIGPRREIGIRTIFNILGPLSNPAGVNCQMVGVFSEELGETYARVLAELGHRRAFVVHGTDGMDEVTLSAPTIVWDVRKGVVKRYLFDPRSVGFEYASLQDLKGGDAATNAGILKGILSGAKGPGRQATLLNAAFAIVAGGKAEDVREGIEKSALSIDSGAAMSRLNAFLDILGTKAA